Genomic segment of Sulfitobacter faviae:
GATCGGCCCCGGCGAATGGCAAAACCAAGTGGGGGAGTTCACGCTACATTGAGCCGATAAGCCCTTGGGCAGGGGCGTCAGGCCGAACAGCTTGCCCCGCCCAAAACGCAGAATTTGGCGCAGTGCGGGTGGTTCAGGGCCACGTCGCGCTCCGCCTCGGCCAATGTGGTCCCGAGTTCAAACTCAGGGTCGTAGGGCAAGAGCGTGCAGGCCAGCACGGCGGGCTTCTCGGCCCCCTTGCGTTTGACCACCATCCGGGAGGAGGCGCACATCACCGCGTCAGGGGACTTGTCCAAAATGCCCCAGCAGGCGGTGGTGATTTCGGGCACCTCGACCGCCTCGTCCATCTCGGGGAAGAGGACGGTCATGGCGGGGTCTTGTGCGTCGATGTCAAAGCCGTGTTCGGCGTAGAAGGCGGAATAGCCCGCGCGGCTGTCGGCATCGCTGTCGGCAAAGATCGACCGCCCCGCCACGGCCATGCGAAAGCCGTTGTCGCGGAGCCATTCCATGCCGGTCAGGGTTTTGTCGAAGGCACCTGTCCCACGTTCCGCATCATGCAGGTCGCGGCGATAATGGTCGACGGAGATGCGGAAGGTCATCTTGCCGGGATAGGCATTGCGCAGCCGCAACAGCCCCTTTTGCACCGATTTACGCATCATCGGGCGCATCGCGTTGGTCAGGATCAGCACCTCGTAACCGCGCTCCAGCGAGGCTTCGGTGATCTCGATCATCTGGGGGTTCATGAAGGGCTCGCCGCCGGTGAAGGCAATCTCGCGCACCGGCCAGCTACGCTGCTCGATCTGGTCGAGATAGTCGCGCACCTCATCCGCGGTGATATAGACCAGCGCGTCGTTCTTGGGGCTGGAGGCGATATAGCAGTTTACGCATTCGATGTTGCACAGGGTGCCTGTGTTGAACCAAAGCGTTTCCGCCCCGCGCAGGGCCACGGTGGCGCGGGGTTCCCCCTTGGCGGTGACCGCCGGGTTCTGGAACTTGCCCTCGTTTGCTTGCGCAATATCTTTCATGATTGTTCCTTGCGTGATCCCGTGTGTTCCTGTTGTGGTAAGCTATTGCGGCGCACCCTAAAAGTCCAAGCACCGGGGCGCACAGTCTTGTGATGTAGGGAAAAATAAGTATGTTTGCGCTAACTCTGCCATTCTGCCCGGACAAGGATTAATCAATGGTTTCGCGTGTTATCCCTGTCGACCCCTTCGATCTTGTCATCTTTGGCGGCACCGGCGATCTGGCCCGGCGCAAGATTTTGCCGGGTCTTTACCGGCGATATTGTGCGGGTCAAATGCCCGAAGAGGCGCGGATCATCGGGGCTGCGCGCACCGAGATGGACGCCAAAGGCTACCGCGAGATGGTGGCCGAAGCGATTGAAGAGTTTGGCGGGAAAGACGCCTGCGATAACCTCGACGCCTTTCTCGCCAAGCTTGACTATGTCGCCATCGACGCACGCGGAGAGACCGGCTGGGCCGAGCTGCAGGACCTGATGTCCGGCAAGGACCGGATCGAGGTCTATTACTTCTCTGTCGCGCCGGGGCTTTTCGGTGATCTGGCCGAACGGTTGCAGCAATGGGGCATGGCGGGCGAAGAATGTCGCATTGTCGTGGAAAAACCCTTTGGCCGCGATCTGGAGAGTGCGCGCGCCCTCAACGCGACGCTGGCCACCTATTTTAAAGAACAGCAGATCTACCGGATCGATCACTATCTCGGCAAAGAGACGGTGCAGAACCTCATGGCCGTGCGCTTTGGCAACATGCTGTTCGAGCCGCTGTGGAACCGCCAATACGTCGACCACATCCAGATCACCGTGGCCGAGACGGTGGGCGTCGGCGGCCGTGGGGAGTATTACGACAAATCCGGCGCGATGCGGGACATGGTGCAGAACCACTTGATGCAACTCTTGTGCCTGATCGCGATGGAGCCGCCCGCGCGTTTCGACCCTGATGCGGTGCGCGATGAAAAGCTGAAAGTGATCCGCGCGATCGATCCGGTGCTGCCGCATCACCTCGTGCGCGGGCAGTATGAGGCCGAGGAGGGCAATGAAGAAGATGCCCCCAGCTACCGCGATGCCGTCGGCAACCCGCGTTCGCGGACCGAGAGTTTCGTGGCGTTGAAGGCCCATATCAGCAACTGGCGTTGGCATGGCACGCCGTTCTATCTGCGCACCGGCAAACGCATGGTGGCGCGGTCGAGCGAGATCACGGTGGTTTTCAAAGACACGCCGCATTCCATCTTTGCCGAAGACGCTGGCCGTCATCGCAACGTGCTGTCGATCCGCTTGCAGCCGAACGAGGGCATCACTCTTGGCGTGACGATCAAGGAACCGGGGCCGGGGGGCATGCGTCTGGTCGATGTGCCGCTCGACATGACCTTTGCCGAAGCGCTTGGCCCCGATGGGGGCGATCAGGTCGATGCCTATGAGCGGCTTATCATGGATGTGATCCGGGGCAACCAGACATTGTTCATGCGCGACGACGAGGTCGAGGCCGCCTGGGCCTGGACCGATCCGATCATCCAAGGCTGGGAGGCGCGTCACGACGTGCCCAAACCCTATGACAGCGGCTCGGCGGGGCCCACGGATGCGACAGAAATGATGCGGCGCGATGGCCGTGAATGGCGAAAGGTATCCCCATGAACATCATCGAATATGCGGACCGCGAAATGCTGGTGATGAATGTCGCCAACAAACTGGCGGGCAAGTTGAAATCGGCGCTTTCGGGCAATGACCGCGTGTCTTTCGCGGTGCCGGGCGGCTCTACCCCCGGCCCGATCTTTGAGATGCTCAGCGCGACCGATCTGGATTGGAGCCGGGTGGATGTGATGTTGACCGATGAGCGTTGGGTGGACGTGGATGACCCGCTGTCGAACGCGCGTCTGGTGCGCGAGCATCTGATGAACGACCGCGCCGCGGCGGCGCAGTTCATCCCATTTTTCCGCCCCGGGCTTTCTCCGGGCGAGGGGGCAGAGGTGGTGGCCCCCAGTCTGACGGATCATGTGCCGATCTCTGTCCTGCTGCTTGGCATGGGCGACGACATGCACACCGCCTCGCTTTTCCCCGGTGATCCGAGCTTGCCTGACGCTTTGGCCGCCGATGCCCCGCTTTTGTGCCCGGTCTATCCCGAGGGCCAGCCCACTGCGCGGGTCACGCTGCCGGCGCATGTGCTCGACGGGGCGCTGAACAAACATCTCGTGATTTTCGGGGATGAGAAACGCGCCGCGCTTGAGCGCGCTGAGGGGCTTTCCCCCGGAGAGGCGCCGATTGCAGCGGTGCTGGATGAAATCGAGGTTTACTGGGCGGCATGATGAACATTTGGCAAGACCTTCAAGAGCGGCAAAGCGCCGTGGCAGACCGCAAGATCACGGCACTGTTCGATGACCCGAACCGGGCCGAGGACTTCTCGCTGCGCACGCAGCATATGCTGTTCGACTACGCCAAGACGAATATCGACACCGAGACCCGCGCGGCACTGCTGCAACTGGTCGAAAACGCCAAGGTCACCGAACGGCGTGATGCGATGTTCGTGGGCGCGCCGATCAATGAGACCGAAGGCCGCGCGGTGTTGCACACCGCATTGCGCAATCTCGATGGCGGGCCGGTAGAAGTCGCGGGCGAAGATGTCATGCCGCAGGTCCGCGACACGCTGGCGCGGATGCGCAGCTTTGCCGATCAGGTGCGCAGCGGCGACATTACGGATGTGGTCA
This window contains:
- a CDS encoding radical SAM protein, which produces MKDIAQANEGKFQNPAVTAKGEPRATVALRGAETLWFNTGTLCNIECVNCYIASSPKNDALVYITADEVRDYLDQIEQRSWPVREIAFTGGEPFMNPQMIEITEASLERGYEVLILTNAMRPMMRKSVQKGLLRLRNAYPGKMTFRISVDHYRRDLHDAERGTGAFDKTLTGMEWLRDNGFRMAVAGRSIFADSDADSRAGYSAFYAEHGFDIDAQDPAMTVLFPEMDEAVEVPEITTACWGILDKSPDAVMCASSRMVVKRKGAEKPAVLACTLLPYDPEFELGTTLAEAERDVALNHPHCAKFCVLGGASCSA
- the zwf gene encoding glucose-6-phosphate dehydrogenase yields the protein MVSRVIPVDPFDLVIFGGTGDLARRKILPGLYRRYCAGQMPEEARIIGAARTEMDAKGYREMVAEAIEEFGGKDACDNLDAFLAKLDYVAIDARGETGWAELQDLMSGKDRIEVYYFSVAPGLFGDLAERLQQWGMAGEECRIVVEKPFGRDLESARALNATLATYFKEQQIYRIDHYLGKETVQNLMAVRFGNMLFEPLWNRQYVDHIQITVAETVGVGGRGEYYDKSGAMRDMVQNHLMQLLCLIAMEPPARFDPDAVRDEKLKVIRAIDPVLPHHLVRGQYEAEEGNEEDAPSYRDAVGNPRSRTESFVALKAHISNWRWHGTPFYLRTGKRMVARSSEITVVFKDTPHSIFAEDAGRHRNVLSIRLQPNEGITLGVTIKEPGPGGMRLVDVPLDMTFAEALGPDGGDQVDAYERLIMDVIRGNQTLFMRDDEVEAAWAWTDPIIQGWEARHDVPKPYDSGSAGPTDATEMMRRDGREWRKVSP
- the pgl gene encoding 6-phosphogluconolactonase; translated protein: MNIIEYADREMLVMNVANKLAGKLKSALSGNDRVSFAVPGGSTPGPIFEMLSATDLDWSRVDVMLTDERWVDVDDPLSNARLVREHLMNDRAAAAQFIPFFRPGLSPGEGAEVVAPSLTDHVPISVLLLGMGDDMHTASLFPGDPSLPDALAADAPLLCPVYPEGQPTARVTLPAHVLDGALNKHLVIFGDEKRAALERAEGLSPGEAPIAAVLDEIEVYWAA